Proteins from one Planctomyces sp. SH-PL62 genomic window:
- a CDS encoding VanZ family protein encodes MIRSLSIAALVAYLFVLLAVTLAFKHPQYRPVAERLSLTPFQSIGRDIPRGGRGLWLNIVGNIAVFAPLGVAFVALGSGRFRWRHAALAGLALSTAIEVIQFQSGRRFTDVDDVILNTFGTLLGFLAADSLRRLALRRCSGERV; translated from the coding sequence GTGATCCGATCGCTGAGCATCGCCGCGCTGGTGGCCTACCTGTTCGTGCTGCTGGCGGTGACCCTGGCGTTCAAGCATCCCCAGTATCGGCCGGTCGCCGAGCGGCTGAGCCTGACCCCGTTCCAGAGCATCGGCAGGGACATTCCGCGGGGCGGGCGAGGTTTGTGGCTCAACATCGTCGGCAACATCGCCGTGTTCGCCCCGCTGGGCGTGGCGTTCGTCGCGCTGGGGAGTGGGCGGTTTCGCTGGCGGCACGCCGCGCTCGCGGGACTCGCCCTGAGCACGGCGATCGAGGTGATCCAGTTTCAGTCGGGACGACGATTCACCGACGTCGACGACGTGATCCTCAACACATTCGGAACGCTACTGGGATTCCTCGCGGCCGACAGCCTGCGACGGCTCGCGCTCCGACGATGCAGCGGCGAGCGGGTGTGA
- a CDS encoding alpha/beta hydrolase-fold protein, with amino-acid sequence MSDFPIGRTPGLGFQASFALWIAVVGSTASSAQDVSATKDRPDVAPVAAAPGAVFEVAYPEQVADGRPITARVYVMLAAPGTPGEPRLGPNWFRPQPFFARDVRDWKPGESIRIDARAHGFPDSLDKLAPGAYRAQAVVRLNLDTARIGSGEGNLHGPIVEFTSPTSNEGPIKLVVDQIVAPREFKETDRIKYAELPSPLLSAFLGRPIKHRAAVILPKRPTGGKSPAVYIITGFGGDHHSAPRYVDFPGMHFADDMTRIVLDADCGTGHHVFADSANNGPRGQALIEEFIPYLEATHGLIPDPRARLLNGHSSGGWSSLWLQTAYPDFFGGTWSTSPDPVDFHDFQRIDLYAAGENVFRDRQGERRPIARMGTKPVLFYEDFSRMEDVMGFGGQLGSFEAVFSSKGADGSPIKLWDRKTGAIDPATARAWENYDIRLVLERNWPTIGPKLAGKIHVITGSLDTFYLEGAVEKLKSSLEKLGSDADVEILPDKDHSNILDRALADRIDRGMQAAVAPALEAR; translated from the coding sequence ATGAGTGATTTCCCGATCGGACGTACGCCCGGGCTCGGCTTTCAAGCGTCGTTCGCCCTCTGGATCGCCGTGGTCGGCTCGACTGCGTCGTCCGCCCAGGACGTCTCCGCGACGAAGGACCGGCCGGACGTTGCACCGGTGGCAGCCGCCCCCGGCGCGGTCTTCGAGGTCGCCTACCCGGAGCAGGTGGCGGACGGTCGGCCGATCACGGCTCGCGTCTATGTGATGCTCGCCGCACCCGGAACCCCCGGCGAGCCTCGGCTCGGCCCCAACTGGTTCCGGCCCCAACCTTTCTTCGCTCGGGACGTTCGCGACTGGAAGCCCGGCGAGTCGATCCGAATCGACGCCCGCGCCCACGGCTTCCCCGACTCCCTCGACAAGCTCGCGCCCGGCGCCTATCGTGCACAGGCCGTCGTGAGGCTGAACCTTGATACGGCCAGAATCGGCTCGGGCGAGGGGAATCTCCACGGCCCGATCGTGGAGTTCACTTCGCCGACGAGCAACGAAGGGCCGATCAAGCTGGTCGTCGATCAGATCGTCGCGCCGCGAGAGTTCAAGGAGACCGACCGGATCAAGTACGCCGAGCTGCCCAGCCCGTTGCTTTCGGCGTTCCTCGGACGGCCGATCAAGCATCGGGCCGCGGTGATCCTTCCGAAGCGGCCCACCGGCGGCAAGTCGCCCGCCGTCTACATCATCACGGGCTTCGGCGGCGACCACCACTCGGCCCCCCGGTACGTCGATTTCCCCGGCATGCACTTCGCCGACGACATGACCCGAATCGTCCTCGACGCCGATTGCGGCACCGGCCACCACGTCTTCGCCGACAGCGCGAACAACGGCCCTCGCGGCCAGGCCTTGATCGAGGAGTTCATCCCCTACCTGGAAGCGACCCACGGCCTGATTCCCGACCCTCGCGCCCGGCTGCTCAACGGCCATTCGTCGGGTGGCTGGAGCAGCCTGTGGCTCCAGACGGCTTACCCGGACTTCTTCGGCGGGACCTGGTCGACGAGCCCCGACCCGGTCGACTTCCACGACTTCCAGAGGATCGACCTGTACGCCGCCGGTGAGAACGTGTTCCGCGACCGACAGGGGGAGCGCCGCCCGATCGCCCGCATGGGGACCAAACCCGTCCTGTTCTATGAAGACTTCTCGCGGATGGAGGATGTGATGGGCTTCGGCGGCCAGCTCGGCTCGTTCGAGGCGGTCTTCAGCTCTAAAGGCGCGGACGGCTCACCTATCAAGCTCTGGGACCGCAAGACCGGCGCGATCGACCCAGCGACGGCCAGGGCGTGGGAGAACTACGACATTCGCCTGGTTCTGGAGCGGAACTGGCCGACCATCGGCCCGAAGCTCGCGGGGAAGATCCACGTGATCACCGGCTCCCTCGACACGTTCTACCTCGAAGGGGCGGTCGAGAAGCTCAAGTCGTCGCTGGAGAAGCTCGGGAGCGACGCGGATGTCGAGATCCTGCCCGACAAGGATCACAGCAACATCCTCGACCGCGCGCTGGCCGATCGAATCGACCGCGGGATGCAGGCGGCCGTCGCCCCCGCGCTCGAGGCGCGTTGA
- a CDS encoding RidA family protein produces MDRRKIPEPIKREPGGESQTMTSKVKITTTQQNGRIHASSGSSWEGVIGYSRAVRVRDQIHVTGTVGVEADGKYSPSLAAQARRAFAIIASALEALGGKPADVVQTRIYLTDISKWKEVGEVHGELFGEIRPALTMVQVAALIDADAQVEIEVQAVIQTEDPRVA; encoded by the coding sequence GTGGATCGCCGCAAGATCCCTGAACCGATCAAACGAGAGCCAGGCGGAGAATCGCAAACCATGACCTCGAAAGTGAAGATCACGACGACCCAGCAGAACGGCCGGATTCACGCCTCCAGCGGCTCGTCCTGGGAGGGTGTCATCGGTTACTCGCGAGCGGTCCGCGTGAGGGATCAAATTCACGTCACAGGCACGGTCGGGGTGGAGGCGGACGGCAAATACTCGCCTTCGCTCGCGGCGCAGGCCCGGCGTGCGTTCGCGATCATCGCCTCGGCGCTGGAGGCGCTCGGCGGCAAGCCCGCGGACGTGGTCCAGACGCGAATCTACCTGACCGACATCTCCAAATGGAAAGAGGTCGGCGAAGTGCACGGTGAATTGTTCGGCGAGATCCGCCCGGCCCTGACCATGGTCCAGGTCGCCGCCCTCATCGACGCCGACGCACAGGTGGAGATCGAAGTCCAGGCCGTGATCCAGACTGAGGATCCCCGCGTCGCTTGA
- a CDS encoding amidohydrolase family protein yields MPAAPLHILALVAALGLLGPTCALAADPGIEVLTHVRLIDGGGGPPIEDAVVVVADGRIVAAGPGGTAIPADAKIRDLRGKTVTPGFVSNHSHVGQVRGLTNGAANYNRENIEAELRRYRNYGVTTVTALGNNGPLFEAIRAEAHAGKLDGADLFGVDRAIGVPDGAPPQAMTKLGPDQIFRPKNAQEARAAVDAMADRKTDLVKIWLDDFGGGVPAKMSPEVYHAVIEQAHSRGIRVAAHIHDLADARTIVAAGADILAHGVRDQPVDGELVEALKARGVWYVATLALDDASFAWADRAGWTQTPFARDALSPELTHQIDDPAWCEKLLADPKLEASRSSLAMNLRNLKTLFDAGAQIGFGTDSGATPLRVGGLAEHRELWLMVEAGLTPLQALSIATTRAAEALGLRDRGRIAPGLRADLLIFDADPSRDIENTRTLRETWIQGRAYPREN; encoded by the coding sequence ATGCCTGCTGCTCCTCTCCACATCCTCGCCCTCGTCGCGGCGCTCGGACTGCTCGGCCCGACTTGTGCTCTAGCCGCCGACCCCGGGATCGAGGTCCTCACCCACGTCCGTCTGATCGATGGCGGCGGCGGTCCCCCGATTGAAGACGCGGTGGTGGTCGTCGCCGACGGCCGGATCGTGGCGGCCGGTCCCGGTGGAACCGCGATCCCGGCCGACGCAAAGATCCGCGATTTGCGAGGGAAAACCGTGACGCCCGGGTTCGTCTCGAACCACAGCCACGTCGGCCAGGTCCGAGGCTTGACCAACGGCGCGGCGAACTACAATCGCGAGAACATCGAGGCCGAGCTGCGGCGATACCGAAACTACGGCGTGACGACCGTGACCGCGCTCGGAAATAATGGTCCGCTGTTCGAGGCGATCCGGGCCGAAGCCCACGCGGGGAAGCTCGACGGCGCCGACCTGTTCGGCGTCGATCGGGCGATCGGCGTCCCCGACGGAGCGCCGCCACAGGCGATGACCAAGCTCGGCCCTGATCAGATTTTCCGGCCGAAGAACGCCCAGGAGGCTCGCGCGGCGGTCGACGCGATGGCGGATCGGAAGACCGATCTGGTGAAGATCTGGCTGGACGATTTCGGCGGCGGGGTCCCCGCGAAAATGAGCCCCGAGGTCTATCACGCCGTCATCGAACAGGCCCATTCCCGGGGAATTCGGGTCGCGGCCCACATCCACGATCTGGCCGACGCCAGGACGATCGTCGCCGCCGGGGCCGACATCCTCGCCCACGGCGTCCGCGACCAACCCGTCGATGGCGAACTCGTCGAGGCGCTCAAGGCCCGAGGCGTCTGGTACGTCGCCACGCTCGCTCTCGATGACGCCAGCTTCGCCTGGGCTGATCGGGCCGGCTGGACTCAGACCCCGTTCGCGAGAGACGCCCTCTCGCCCGAACTGACGCATCAGATCGACGATCCGGCCTGGTGCGAGAAGCTCCTCGCGGACCCGAAGCTTGAGGCCTCAAGATCGTCCCTGGCGATGAATCTCCGCAACCTCAAAACGCTCTTCGACGCCGGCGCCCAGATCGGTTTCGGCACCGACAGTGGCGCGACGCCGCTCCGCGTCGGGGGGCTCGCTGAGCACCGCGAGCTCTGGCTCATGGTCGAAGCCGGCCTCACGCCGCTTCAGGCTTTATCCATCGCCACCACCCGCGCGGCCGAAGCCCTCGGCCTTCGCGACCGAGGCCGCATCGCGCCAGGTCTCCGCGCCGACCTCCTCATCTTCGACGCCGATCCCTCGCGAGATATCGAGAATACCCGGACTCTCCGCGAGACCTGGATTCAGGGCCGCGCCTACCCTCGCGAGAACTGA
- a CDS encoding dihydrodipicolinate synthase family protein, with protein MPIRLRGLVAATHTPFDDQGNLNLPAVEAQAEHLVRDGVGAVFIGGTTGESSSLTTEERRLLAERWGAVARGSALRVVVHVGSNSISDSRALAAHAETTGATAIAALAPSYFKPRDVDALIACCAEIAGAAPALPFYFYDIPSMTGVQLSMPEFLERAPAKAPTLAGLKFTNIDLMAFQECLAAGDGRFDVLWGVDEALLAALALGAEGAVGSSYNFAAPLYHRVIAAYQSGDLKTARLEQLRAVRLIKLLSSFGYMASAKAVMGLLGVDVGPPRLPTMRLIPEQAAELKAGLDRLDFFESIRG; from the coding sequence ATGCCGATCAGGCTGCGCGGCCTCGTCGCCGCGACCCACACTCCGTTCGATGATCAAGGCAACCTGAACCTTCCGGCCGTCGAGGCGCAGGCGGAACATCTGGTTCGTGACGGCGTCGGCGCGGTCTTCATCGGGGGGACGACGGGCGAGAGCAGTTCGTTGACGACCGAGGAACGGAGGCTTCTGGCCGAGCGTTGGGGGGCGGTCGCACGCGGCTCGGCCCTCCGGGTGGTCGTGCACGTCGGGTCGAACAGCATCTCCGACTCCCGGGCGCTGGCCGCGCACGCCGAGACGACGGGTGCGACGGCCATCGCCGCCCTGGCCCCCAGCTACTTCAAACCCAGGGACGTCGACGCCCTTATCGCCTGCTGCGCCGAGATCGCCGGGGCGGCCCCCGCCCTCCCCTTCTATTTCTACGACATCCCGTCGATGACCGGCGTGCAGCTCTCGATGCCGGAATTCCTCGAACGCGCCCCCGCGAAGGCGCCGACGCTGGCGGGCCTCAAATTCACGAACATCGACCTGATGGCATTCCAGGAGTGTCTTGCCGCCGGCGACGGCCGATTCGACGTGCTTTGGGGAGTGGATGAGGCCCTCCTGGCGGCGCTCGCCCTGGGGGCCGAGGGAGCGGTGGGGAGCAGCTACAATTTCGCCGCTCCGCTTTATCATCGCGTGATCGCGGCCTATCAATCGGGCGATCTGAAGACGGCCCGGTTGGAGCAACTCCGGGCGGTCCGGCTGATCAAGCTCCTGTCGAGCTTCGGTTACATGGCGTCCGCGAAGGCCGTCATGGGATTGCTCGGCGTCGATGTCGGGCCGCCACGGCTCCCGACGATGCGGCTGATACCCGAGCAGGCGGCGGAGTTGAAGGCGGGGCTGGATCGGCTCGACTTCTTCGAATCGATCCGGGGATGA
- a CDS encoding Cof-type HAD-IIB family hydrolase, whose product MSSLNQTPEFSLAAIDIDETLIGPDKKISPQNRTAIARLQSLGCRVVLASGRRHANMLPYYAELGLDDFVVSSQGARVQHATTGDIVHRAEIAPEAASRLVAEGLKRGFTVLLWLEDRVFAQERTQWIGAYERLCDDPVAITDLTALSLRTAEKVVWIDEPGVVASTAKEIRGRHEDQLLVTITEPWSLEFSAREANKRDGVAALARRLGIRRDAVLAFGDGNNDVELLAWAGMGVAMPHGRPSAHAAARLIAPEGNRESALARGVEEVLRRAEEAKVA is encoded by the coding sequence ATGTCCAGCCTGAATCAAACTCCTGAATTCTCCCTCGCCGCCATCGACATCGATGAAACCCTCATTGGTCCTGACAAGAAGATCAGCCCCCAGAACCGAACCGCCATCGCGCGTCTGCAATCGCTCGGCTGCCGCGTCGTGTTGGCCTCGGGGCGTCGGCATGCAAACATGCTTCCTTACTACGCGGAGCTCGGGCTGGATGACTTCGTCGTTTCCTCCCAGGGAGCCCGCGTCCAACACGCGACGACGGGCGACATCGTCCACCGGGCCGAGATCGCCCCGGAGGCTGCGTCGCGGCTCGTCGCTGAAGGACTGAAACGCGGCTTCACCGTGCTTCTCTGGCTCGAGGACCGGGTTTTCGCGCAGGAGCGGACCCAATGGATCGGCGCTTATGAACGGCTCTGCGACGACCCGGTGGCGATCACCGATTTGACCGCCCTCAGCCTTCGAACGGCCGAGAAGGTCGTCTGGATCGACGAGCCAGGCGTCGTCGCAAGCACCGCCAAGGAGATTCGCGGACGTCACGAAGATCAACTCCTGGTGACGATCACCGAGCCTTGGTCGCTGGAGTTCAGCGCCCGCGAAGCGAACAAGCGAGACGGCGTCGCGGCCCTCGCGCGCCGCCTGGGAATCCGCCGCGATGCCGTCCTGGCTTTCGGAGACGGCAACAACGACGTCGAGCTTCTCGCCTGGGCTGGGATGGGCGTGGCCATGCCCCACGGGCGACCGTCCGCACACGCCGCGGCCCGCCTGATCGCCCCCGAGGGAAATCGGGAATCGGCGCTTGCTCGGGGGGTCGAGGAAGTCCTCCGCCGGGCCGAAGAGGCGAAGGTCGCGTGA
- a CDS encoding MFS transporter — protein sequence MSAPSSDPDFPDTSPSLPRIAWMTVAMLAPVALLNYLDRQMLAAMKTSMMADIPDIASRENWGFMLGSFKWVYAVLSPIGGYIADRYSRRLVIVSSLFVWSAVTWVTGYVTTYDGLVATRALMGISEAFYIPAALALITDFHRGSTRSRAVGIHQTGIYAGLILGGFAGHVADAPDLGWRFAFQACGLVGVVYAIPLLLVLRDPPVRESEREHRGASMGSALGELARNRDFLLLVIYFTLPAMAGWVVKDWMPDILKERFGLTQGNAGVYAVLPVQIASLVGVVFGGWMADMGMRRSDRGRIFVSAVGMILFLPALFGVGLSEHLGLAVAFLILYGIGWGFFDCNNMPILSQIVPPDRRATGYGVMNLVSISCGGFADWGFGALRDRHMPLSVIFGVFALIALVSVAVVLAIRPKPELTANAQQKE from the coding sequence ATGTCCGCCCCGTCATCCGATCCCGACTTCCCCGATACGTCTCCTTCACTCCCCCGCATCGCCTGGATGACGGTGGCGATGCTCGCGCCGGTGGCCCTGCTGAACTATCTCGACCGGCAGATGCTCGCCGCTATGAAGACGTCGATGATGGCCGACATCCCCGACATCGCCAGTCGCGAGAACTGGGGGTTCATGCTTGGCTCGTTCAAGTGGGTTTACGCGGTGTTGAGCCCGATCGGGGGTTACATCGCCGACCGGTACAGCCGTCGGCTCGTGATCGTGTCGAGCCTGTTCGTCTGGTCGGCGGTGACATGGGTGACCGGCTACGTGACCACCTACGACGGGTTGGTCGCCACCCGCGCCTTGATGGGGATCAGCGAGGCGTTCTACATCCCCGCGGCGCTTGCCCTGATCACCGACTTCCATCGAGGCAGCACGAGGTCTCGAGCGGTGGGCATCCACCAGACCGGCATTTACGCGGGCCTGATCCTGGGAGGGTTCGCCGGTCACGTCGCCGACGCCCCGGACCTGGGGTGGCGGTTCGCCTTTCAGGCGTGCGGCCTGGTCGGCGTGGTCTACGCGATCCCGCTGCTGCTGGTCTTGCGCGATCCCCCGGTCCGTGAGAGCGAACGCGAGCATCGGGGGGCTTCCATGGGGTCGGCCCTAGGCGAACTTGCGCGGAATCGCGACTTTCTGCTCCTGGTCATCTATTTCACGCTCCCCGCGATGGCCGGCTGGGTCGTGAAAGACTGGATGCCGGACATCTTGAAGGAGCGGTTCGGTCTGACGCAGGGCAACGCGGGAGTTTACGCCGTGCTGCCGGTCCAGATCGCCTCGCTGGTCGGCGTCGTCTTCGGCGGCTGGATGGCTGACATGGGTATGCGGCGGAGCGATCGCGGTCGGATCTTCGTCAGCGCGGTCGGGATGATCCTGTTCCTTCCGGCGCTCTTCGGGGTGGGGCTCTCGGAGCACCTGGGACTGGCGGTCGCCTTCCTGATCCTCTATGGGATCGGGTGGGGGTTCTTCGACTGCAACAACATGCCGATCCTCTCGCAGATCGTCCCTCCCGACCGCCGCGCGACGGGCTACGGCGTGATGAACCTCGTCAGTATCAGTTGCGGGGGATTCGCCGACTGGGGGTTCGGGGCGCTCCGCGACCGGCATATGCCGCTGTCGGTCATCTTCGGGGTGTTCGCCCTGATCGCGCTGGTCTCGGTGGCGGTCGTCCTGGCGATCCGGCCCAAACCGGAACTCACCGCGAATGCCCAGCAAAAGGAATGA
- a CDS encoding DUF4832 domain-containing protein, whose product MNRFTTFAILAFLVAAMDPCRTSAFDEEPERIVVTPVDDGRALVNPDMGWTLHFYSNIIANYGSKLDASDTLDDFPGLSTIYLRVPWAFLEPEEGRFNWSLFDTPARRFGAKGKKIAIRVTSTESWMRDATPRWVQKAGAKGVNFTFGEGPSKDGPLWEPDYLDPVFLEKLDAFLAALAKRYDGNPDVAFLDVGSFGMWGEGHTGFGAQLDDAQTLAVVKAHVDLHVKHFKRTLLAISDDVAGPQRPGAHQPATDYALSRGVTLRDDSIMVQPPPNSWYHSEMAQAFWPKLPVILEHEHYGSSQIRGAWGDGSLLLKSVEDYHASYMSIHWWPRIELEENRAVIDQINRRLGYRLQLRSASWPRETPLGFPFVVETAWANAGVAPCYPGGFVALTFKDEKGGIVSVNVDDAFDFRALEVGPADATPVREVRSELVVAMPHRDPLGVFTVPTQPGTYEVFVSVGRRDGSPVFALPLPDEDGFRRYRIGRISFTAPDES is encoded by the coding sequence GTGAACCGATTTACGACGTTCGCGATTCTTGCGTTCCTGGTCGCCGCGATGGACCCCTGCCGCACCTCGGCGTTCGACGAGGAACCGGAGCGCATCGTCGTGACGCCCGTCGACGACGGCCGCGCCCTGGTGAATCCCGATATGGGTTGGACGCTCCACTTCTACTCGAACATCATCGCAAATTACGGTTCGAAGCTCGATGCCTCGGATACCCTCGACGATTTCCCGGGTCTTTCGACGATCTACTTGCGAGTCCCCTGGGCGTTTCTGGAGCCCGAGGAAGGGCGATTCAACTGGTCGTTGTTCGATACCCCCGCCCGGCGGTTCGGGGCGAAGGGAAAGAAGATCGCGATCCGGGTCACCTCGACCGAGAGTTGGATGCGGGACGCAACGCCGCGTTGGGTGCAAAAGGCCGGGGCGAAGGGGGTGAATTTCACCTTCGGCGAGGGGCCATCCAAGGACGGTCCGCTCTGGGAGCCGGACTATCTCGATCCAGTCTTCCTGGAGAAGCTCGACGCCTTCCTCGCCGCCCTGGCGAAGCGATACGACGGCAACCCGGACGTGGCGTTTCTCGACGTCGGTTCGTTCGGGATGTGGGGTGAGGGCCACACCGGATTCGGCGCCCAACTCGACGACGCCCAGACGCTGGCCGTCGTCAAGGCGCACGTCGATCTGCATGTGAAGCACTTCAAGCGCACGCTCCTGGCGATCAGCGACGACGTCGCCGGCCCGCAACGGCCTGGCGCGCATCAGCCGGCCACGGATTACGCCCTCTCGCGAGGCGTGACCCTTCGCGACGACAGCATCATGGTCCAGCCGCCTCCGAATTCCTGGTACCACTCCGAGATGGCCCAGGCCTTCTGGCCCAAGCTCCCCGTCATTCTGGAGCACGAGCACTACGGCAGTTCACAGATCCGAGGGGCCTGGGGGGACGGCTCGCTGCTGCTCAAATCGGTCGAGGATTATCATGCGAGCTACATGTCGATCCACTGGTGGCCGCGCATCGAACTGGAGGAGAATCGGGCGGTCATCGACCAGATCAACCGTCGCCTCGGCTATCGCCTGCAGCTTCGATCGGCGTCATGGCCGCGTGAGACGCCCCTCGGCTTTCCGTTCGTCGTCGAGACGGCCTGGGCGAATGCGGGCGTCGCACCCTGCTATCCCGGCGGGTTCGTGGCGCTGACCTTCAAGGACGAGAAGGGCGGGATCGTCTCGGTGAACGTCGACGACGCGTTCGACTTCCGTGCGCTCGAGGTCGGTCCAGCCGATGCCACGCCTGTTCGCGAGGTCCGTTCCGAGTTAGTGGTGGCGATGCCGCATCGAGACCCGCTGGGCGTCTTCACGGTCCCGACCCAACCCGGGACGTACGAGGTCTTCGTCTCCGTCGGCCGCAGAGACGGTTCCCCGGTCTTCGCCCTGCCTCTGCCGGACGAGGATGGTTTCCGCCGCTACCGAATCGGGCGCATCTCGTTCACGGCCCCTGACGAATCCTGA
- a CDS encoding c-type cytochrome, translated as MDFSAGKWILIGLAMLIASAAVGYFSFAPPVESPPQAVLDDPVLLEGRSVFMSRCVPCHGAAGKGNGPMAASFGGEQVGDLTDGKWKHGDKPEDVLRVIRVGVSGTRMAPWGALLDDDQIRCVAAYCYFLSALPVPESLREADPGPAAGPR; from the coding sequence ATGGATTTCTCCGCGGGCAAGTGGATCTTGATCGGCCTGGCGATGTTGATCGCTTCCGCTGCCGTCGGCTACTTCAGCTTCGCGCCGCCCGTCGAGTCCCCGCCGCAGGCGGTGCTCGACGACCCGGTGCTGCTTGAAGGACGCTCGGTCTTCATGTCCCGATGCGTCCCCTGTCACGGGGCGGCGGGCAAGGGGAACGGGCCGATGGCGGCAAGTTTCGGCGGCGAGCAGGTTGGCGACCTGACCGACGGCAAGTGGAAGCACGGCGACAAGCCCGAGGACGTCCTTCGTGTGATCCGGGTCGGCGTCAGCGGGACTCGAATGGCCCCCTGGGGGGCCCTCCTCGACGACGACCAGATTCGGTGCGTCGCCGCGTACTGCTACTTCCTCTCGGCCCTTCCGGTGCCGGAGTCGCTGCGCGAGGCGGATCCGGGTCCGGCCGCCGGGCCGCGCTGA
- a CDS encoding extracellular solute-binding protein has product MRWSVASNHDRPGGFPRAFALSCLLGSLVGCSGPAVDEPKPPPSFPGVKLTIGALGDPAILTGVAAQRGEWTASRKGEIVVASDAARTVEDAGDLDVLIFPGQDLGALMDRELLEEIPNAVVLPQPPGDGQTDRASKPVDPDGDESEGDFRYMDIAPVYREQASKYGTQRVALPIGGSTLVLVTRRDAFTAETNLKAAQEQGLTLEAPATWTQLDGLARFFQGRDWDGDGSPDFGLVAALGNDAEGVADATFLARAASLGQHRDHYSFLFDADDLAPRLETPPFVEALKSIASWKAFGPPGVETFDVVAARAAFREGKTAMLIDRAEKAGEWSQGHPIAVAPLPGSERVYEPSRRAWEEGGSVNRPTYLPYGGGWLVGVRRGLEPSERDAAFNLALYLAEAGVANRILSERAFPMLPVRASQMGRGLPDPSAAPDVDPRSWSGAVSRSLMAERVLPGLRIPDAAGYLADLSEGRASAMSGEAPEEALRDIAAAWKSRTTTLGPARQLWHYRRSLNTLATLPEPPPRGK; this is encoded by the coding sequence ATGCGGTGGTCGGTCGCCTCGAACCACGATCGCCCGGGGGGATTCCCTCGCGCCTTCGCTCTTTCCTGCCTGCTGGGCTCTCTGGTCGGCTGCTCTGGCCCCGCGGTCGATGAGCCCAAGCCGCCACCGAGCTTCCCGGGCGTCAAGCTGACCATCGGCGCCCTCGGCGATCCGGCGATCCTGACCGGTGTCGCGGCGCAGCGGGGAGAATGGACGGCTTCCCGTAAAGGCGAAATCGTCGTCGCCAGCGACGCGGCTCGTACGGTCGAGGACGCCGGCGACCTTGACGTGCTGATCTTCCCAGGCCAGGATCTCGGCGCCCTGATGGACCGAGAACTGCTGGAAGAAATTCCCAACGCCGTGGTCCTCCCACAGCCCCCCGGCGACGGCCAGACCGACCGCGCGAGCAAGCCGGTCGATCCGGACGGGGACGAGAGCGAGGGCGACTTCCGTTACATGGACATCGCCCCAGTCTACCGGGAGCAGGCGAGCAAGTATGGGACCCAGCGGGTCGCGCTGCCGATCGGCGGCTCGACGCTGGTTCTGGTCACTCGTCGCGACGCGTTCACCGCGGAGACCAACCTCAAGGCCGCCCAGGAGCAAGGGCTGACCCTGGAGGCGCCCGCGACCTGGACCCAACTCGACGGTCTCGCCCGCTTCTTCCAGGGGCGGGACTGGGACGGCGACGGTTCTCCCGATTTCGGCCTGGTCGCCGCTCTTGGGAACGACGCCGAGGGCGTCGCCGACGCGACTTTCCTCGCCCGCGCCGCCAGCCTCGGCCAGCATCGCGACCACTACTCGTTCCTCTTCGACGCCGATGATCTGGCTCCCCGCCTGGAAACGCCGCCGTTCGTGGAGGCCCTGAAGTCCATCGCGAGCTGGAAGGCGTTCGGCCCTCCGGGAGTCGAAACGTTCGACGTTGTCGCCGCACGGGCCGCGTTCCGCGAGGGCAAGACCGCCATGCTGATCGACCGGGCCGAGAAGGCGGGTGAATGGTCGCAGGGCCATCCGATCGCCGTGGCGCCTCTACCGGGGTCCGAGCGCGTCTACGAGCCCTCGCGCAGGGCCTGGGAGGAGGGGGGATCGGTCAATCGGCCCACTTACCTGCCTTACGGCGGCGGCTGGCTCGTCGGCGTGCGTCGCGGGCTGGAACCATCCGAACGAGACGCGGCCTTCAACCTGGCCCTGTACCTCGCGGAAGCCGGGGTCGCCAACCGCATCCTGTCCGAGCGGGCGTTCCCCATGCTCCCCGTCCGCGCGAGCCAGATGGGCCGAGGCCTTCCCGACCCGTCCGCAGCACCCGACGTCGATCCGAGGAGTTGGTCGGGCGCCGTTTCCCGAAGCCTCATGGCAGAGCGTGTGCTGCCGGGGCTTCGCATCCCCGACGCGGCCGGATACCTCGCCGACCTGTCCGAAGGCCGCGCCTCGGCCATGTCCGGGGAGGCCCCCGAGGAGGCCCTTCGCGACATCGCCGCCGCCTGGAAGTCGCGGACGACGACGCTCGGCCCCGCGCGGCAACTCTGGCACTATCGCCGGAGCCTCAATACCCTGGCGACCCTCCCGGAACCTCCCCCGCGCGGCAAGTGA